In Deinococcus detaillensis, the sequence AAGTACCCATCAGCCCACGGTGTTGGCCTGTTTCTACGGTGATGACGTGGCCCGCGAGTGGGGGTATCCACCCCTCGGACTGTCTCAGAATGCTGGGTATGAAGTTGGCTTGGCCGACACGCTGGCCGCTCAGGTTGAGATCACGAGATGACGTTAATCAGCATTCAATCTGCCGATCTTGAGCCGTGTACCGGGTGCGGCGGCCTGTTCCTTCATCTTGACGGCCCGACACACCGCTACATGGAGTCCAGCGCTTCATGCTGGGCGACCTTTGGGGCGATGAACGATCCGTCCCGCTCAATTGAATATGTACCGTTCAGTGCATTGACCGTAGACGCTTACGCTGCTCAGCATCCCGGCCAGCCATCTCACCAAACCGTTAATTCAGTAGCCATTCACCTGATGGTCTTGTTCGGCGTTCTGGAGCGCGGCTATGAGCCTGAACAGGCGCTGTGGCTGCGAACGCGTCCGGGGCGTCTGGGCAAGACCCTCAAGCACGACCGTTTTCACTGGCTCACGCCGCCTTCCTTCACGTCTCGGCTCACTCTTGCTGATGTGGTGGCGGGCCGTACCCCGCGTGAGCGCTCACCGATGATTCAG encodes:
- a CDS encoding DUF5946 family protein, with product MTLISIQSADLEPCTGCGGLFLHLDGPTHRYMESSASCWATFGAMNDPSRSIEYVPFSALTVDAYAAQHPGQPSHQTVNSVAIHLMVLFGVLERGYEPEQALWLRTRPGRLGKTLKHDRFHWLTPPSFTSRLTLADVVAGRTPRERSPMIQAWTEDVWAAWAAPHSVQVEAWFERYILSERL